The genomic region GCCGAGGACATCGTGGCCGGGCAAGGCCGTGCGGGAGATTACATGATAAGCGGCTCGTGGATCATTCATGAAAAAACGTGGGATGCGTGGCATAAGAGACCTCCTAAATTTTTTCTTTGCCTGTCCCTCTTATCGGAACGTATTTGGGAGAGCTAAAAAAATTTTGCCTGTCCCTTCATTGTTAACTAACTGTTACAAACTGTTACAAGATTTTCATATTATTAGGTATAGCTATGATTCCTCGTGGAAGTTGGAATTATTTTTGCTAAATTTGGCCGTATAAGTGGACTTTTTGATTTATCCCTTTATACTAATAACGGTTAAAGTAGTGACTTTTACCACCTTTGTGGCGCCTTTTCTTTTAAAGTTTTATCTAGAAAAGGTAGGTGCTTATGTCAATTAAGCCTAGAGTTCCAAAAGTTTGGCTTTATTTCGTTTCAGGAGTAGTTTGGTTGGCTGTAGGCTCTATTTTGATAGTGCGCTCTTTTTTCTTTGTTCACCAAGCTCATAACATTCTTTACTGGGTTCTATGGGTGGCAACCTTCATAGCCTCTTGTTTTTTGGGAAGGCGTTTTATGGGTAAAATTGCTTTAAAAAACATAAAGAGACTTGACAATAAAGATCATTCTCATCTTTGCTTCTTTGCCTTTCAACCCTGGCGCAGTTATCTTTTAGTAGCCATGATGATGTCTATGGGAATTTTTTTGCGTAAACACCCCTTACCTTCGCCAGAAATGATTGTTTTATATGCCTTCATGGGAGGGGCGCTTATAAATGCCAGCTGGTTGTATTTTGAAGCAGGGTTCGCTCGAAAAAGGACAGGTAATACTATTTGACCATATTTTCAGTCTAGTTGATATTTAATAGTTACTTTTAGTCTAAGGGGAGGATTCAACCCCCTAGGAGGTGGAGGGAAGGGGGCGGCCCGTTTAATAGTTTTCACCGCCGCCTGGTTTAAGATTTCGTATTGAGAAGGCTTTTCAATTGTGATTTCGCTAACCCGACCCTGAGCGTCAACCACGAAAGAAACGCCTATTCTCCCGGTATAACCTGCCATTCTAGCGCTTAGCGGATAATATTTATTAGCGGCAATAAGGCGTCTCACTTTGGCAAAGTATTCTTTAAATTGCTTTTTAGCTCTTTTAGGTTTAAGTGAAGTAGCTTCTGGCAAAACCGGCACTTCAGGGCTTGAAATTTTAGGTAAATCTTGTCTTTCAGGAATATTTATTTCCTGCCAGATAGGGTTTACCTGGGCTATTTTGATTGGCTTTTCTGCAGAGATGTCTATTTTTTCAGGGGTTATTTTGAGAGGATTTACTTCGGAAGGCTCGGTTAACTGGGGCAAATTGGGTGCAGGAGGTGGGGGAGATTCTTCCTCCTCAGCTACAAGTTCAATGGGAATTTCAGTGGCTGGAGTGATAGTATTTTCTAACTTTAACCTGGTGGCTAGCCAAAATAAAAGGCCGTGAATGACCAAAGAAACTAGTAAAAACATAGCCAGATTAGATTCGCGCACATTAAATGCCATATCAACGACTTTTAGTCTTTAAAAGGATTTGTTTAAGACCGGCCTTGCGAGCGGCATCCATGGCGTCTATTAAAAGTTGGGCTCTTGTGTCTTTATCAGCTTCAACGTAAACTTTTTTAACTCCTCCTGAAACGGCCAATTTTTTAAGTTCTTCTTTGAGACGGGGCAAATCCATCTGTTTCCCGTTTAAAAAGAAGGCGCCGTCTTTAGTGATGCCGATAGTTACGGTTTCTTCCTGTTGAGCAGCAATGGCTGTTTCGCTTTTCGGTAAATTTACTTTCAATATTTTTTGTTTTACCAGCTGGCTCGTAAGTAAAAAGTAAATCAAAAGTAAAAAAACAATGTCTATTATAGGGGTCATGGGTATTTCTAAGTTTTCGTCCTGGCGGCGTCTTTTTTTACGCATATTCCCCTCTATAAGCCTTCTTTAGAAGTACTAAGGCCAGCTGGTAAAGGTTTTCTTCGTATCTGTTAACCCAGGATGACAAAAAACGATGAGCCACAATCAAGGGGATGGCTACAGAAAGCCCTACAGCTGTGGTTAACATGGCTTCCCAGATGCCACCGGCAAGCATAGAGGCATCTACCTGACTACCTACCTCTTCTACCACTCGGAAGGCCTTAATAAGCCCGAGAACCGTACCAAGAAGCCCTAAAAGGGGTGCAATATTAGCCAGAGTGGCCAGAAGAGATAAATAACGAGAGGCTCGGTTTACTTCTCCACTTATACAGTGGTCAATAATAGACTCGAGAAATTCCCTATCCCCACAGCAAACCGGAAGGATTTCCTGGGCCATCTCGCCTACCGGCCCTGAGTACGAAGCCAGATCTTCTAGACTTTGTTTTTCAAGGTCTTTCGGGCTTGGGAGTACTTGTTTTAGCTTGCGGAAATAATAGAGGCGCTCACAAACGATGGCAAGCCCCAGCACCGAACAAAAAATAATAGGCCAGATAACAATTCCACCTTTAGCTAATAGAGCAAGTAAACTTTCCATTTCTCAGTCCCTCAAGTATTTTTGGGTTTAAAAGGCTATTTCTTCAAATGGTCTTCGCCGTAGCCGATGAGGTAGGGCCAGGGCCTCGGCCACTTTTAGGTCTTCATCGGTGATTGCTTTTCTTCCGCAAAAGGCGGCGTGGGCCCGGGCGGTTTTTACTACGGTTAAGTCTCCACGATGGCCGTCCACGCCAATGGTGATAAGTTTTTTGGCTACCTGGTAAAGAACTTCTTCTGAGATTTCTACTTCATTAAGAAGATTTTGGGCTTCAACTATACGCTCTGCTAGCTTTTTATTTTCCTCGGCAAACTTGCGGCTAAAGCCTTCAGGGTCTTTCTCAAAAGCCATGCGTCTTTCTATTACGAGCACCCTTTCTTTAGGGTCTTTTATGCCCTCTACCTGGACGCAGAGGCCAAAGCGGTCAAGGAGTTGGGGCCTAAGTTCCCCTTCTTCCGGGTTCATGGTCCCCACCAGCACGAACCTCGCCGGGTGAGAAAAGCTTATTCCTTCCCGTTCCACGAAGTTTACACCCATGGCGGCGGCGTCAAGCAAAAGGTCAACCAGGTGGTCTTCAAGGAGATTTATTTCGTCCACGTAAAGGATACCCCGATGAGCGGCCGCAAGAATCCCTGGCTCAAAGTGCTTTTCACCGGTTTTAAGGGCGCGTTCTATGTCAAGAGTGCCTACCAGGCGATCTTCAGTGGCTGAAAGAGGCAGGTCAACCACCCGGACTTTTCGTTTTACCCGGGGAAGAGGGCCTTCTTCAAGGCTTTTCTGGCACTCCGGGCAAAGTTCAGCAGGGCTCTCCGGGTCGCAGGAATAGGGACAGCCCTCTACCACTTCTATTTCTGGCAAGATGTCAGCGAGCGAGCGCACGATGGTTGATTTGCCTGTCCCTTTTTCTCCCCTGATAAGCACTCCGCCGATGGACGGGTCTATAACATTGAGAATGAGGGCAAGCTTCATCTCGTCCTGCCCCACAATGGCTGAGAAAGGGTAAATTTTTCTCATTTCGTATTCTCCTTTGGTAAAATTTCCCGGGCAATGGCGGCCAGGCGGTCGGCCTTAAGGGCTTCTGGTGTGAAGTAACGGGCGTTAAGCATACTCGCCAACTCCTTGGCCATTTCAAGCTTTATCTGGCCGGTTTCCGTATCAATAACCACGAAAGACACCTGTGGAAAGTGATGAGTCAGAGTGGTGGCCAGGCGTTTTATCTCTTCCTGTGGGCTTTCTTCTCCCAAGGCCACATTTCCTCTGCCGTCGGTTATAAGAAACACGCTTATGGGTTTGTCAGGTTCTCTAGAGGTCTTCTGGTGAAGTAACCTGTTTAACAGGGACAGGGCCGCTGAAAGCGGGGTTGAGCCTCCAACGGGTAAGTCGCGCAGGAATTTCCCGGCCAGCTCAACCGAGCTTGTGGGCGGAAGCACAAGCCTTGCCTCTTTGCCCCTGAAGGTTATCATGGCCACCTGGTCACGTTTCTGGTAAGCATTTAAAAGAAGGCTCATGATGGCGCCTTTGGTCTCCCGCATGCGGGCTTCGGCGGCCATGGAGCCTGAAGCATCCACGCAAAAGATAAGAAGATGCCCAGTTTTGGCCCGTCTTAATTTTTCCCTCAAGTCCTGGGGCTTGACGATAAAACCCCGGCCAGGGCCAGCGCCGCGCAGGCGCTGGTAAGGAGCGGCGGCCTTTAAGGTAGCGGAAACCGCTACATCCCTTACTTTACCTTTTGGAGGAATGGCTCTTATGAAACGCCCACGGCTCCCTTTAGAAGAAGAGCGTCGGCCGCTTTTCCCGCGAAACTGATAGCGCATTTTTATTTCTAACGAGCGCACTTTAAAGATATCGCCTATTTCGTAAACCTGGTCTTTGCCTTCGCTTGGTTCAATTTCTTCGGGTGTTTTTGGTTGTGATTTATTCTGCGAGTCGTGAGAAGGCTCTTCTTTTTCTTCCTGGCCTTTCAAGGTTTCTGGGTCGGGTTTTTGCGTTTTCGATTTTTCTTGGCTCGGTTTGGGCGGCTCTTTGGGTTCTTGTTTTTCTTCGGGCTTCTCTTTTGGTTTATGAGAGGCCCTAGGTGGTTTTTTTCTTCGCCGATGGCGGAGGACCATTTCCGCTACGGCCTCAAGGTCTTCAAGGGTTGCCTCTTCTCTTTCGTGATAGGCGGCGTGGGCTTTCGTAGCCGAAGCCAGAACCAAGTCTGCCCGGTGCCCTTGAACTAAGGCTTCTCTCGTAAGTTCAGCTATCAAAACCTTTAAACGAGAAGGAAGATGTACTTCAGGGTATAAACTCCGAGCCTTTATGAGGCGGCTTTTAAGTTCTTTTTCGGCTCTTTCAAACTGAGAGCAAAAACCAATAGGATCTTTCTCAAAGAGGAGCCTTCTTTTGACTATTTCCGTGCGAAGGTGAGGTTCTTTTTCCGCCGAGACCTCTACCGCTAGGCCAAAGCGATCAAGAAATTGAGGAGAAAGGCTTCCTTCTTCCGGGTTCATGGAACCAATCAGAATGAACTCAGTCGGCATTTCGTAAGAGAAGCCTTCTCTTTCAATTACCAGATAGCCGCTTTCAGCGGCGTCAAGCAGGAAAGAGGTGAGGTGCTCAGGAAGGAGGTTGACTTCATCAATATAGAGCACTCCCTGGTGTGCCCTGGCCAGCAAACCGGGCGTGAAGACGGGCTTGCCTTTGTATAAAGTTTTTTCAAGGTCAATGTGGCCTATTAGGGCGTCTTCAGTGGTATTTAAGGGAAGATTAACAAATGGAGCCGGTCTCTCGTTAACAGGAGGAAGAAGCGCGGCCAGCGCCCTTGCCATAGTTGATTTGCCTGTCCCTTTTTCACCGGTTAGAAGAACGCCGCGCACATCTCTGGTGATGGCGCAAAGCATAAGGGCCAACTTGGCCTCTTCCTGGCCTACAATGGCCGAAAACGGGTAGTTTATTTTGCCAGTGTTACTTTCCATTTTTTTTGCTTTCACAAATATTGATTACGGCCTCAAGGTTTATAGGGTTTATGTCTTTCCAAGCCTTTTCCGTGTAAGAATACTCTTTCTTAAAGAGGCCGTCTTTATCTTGGTCAACAAAGGCAAGCCGGGGCTTTTCTTCTTCGTCAAAGCAGAAGACTTTTACTTTTTTGCCCTCACGGCTTATGAGGAGAAACTTTTGGCCCTTTTGGTTAAATCTTTCTTCAAGCTCAAAGTGGCCGTCAAGGTCTTTGTCTATCAATCGACTGGTAAGTTGTTTTCCGTCATAGACTAACTTTTCTTTTACGGCCTTATTTTTGGGGGATTTAATAAGGACTTCGCGGATCTTTCCTTTAAAAACTTCTTCTATTTCAAAGAAGCCATCGTAGTCGTCGTCACGGAGAATTTTTTTTATTTTTCCGTTCGTGTCAAAGAAGGAAATAAGGTCTTTTTTACCGTCAAAATTGCGGTCTTCTTCTGCCTCGGTGAGACGGCCTTTATTGTAAATTTGCCACTTGTCAGGCCGGCGGTCTTCATTGCGGTCAAAAATAAGTTCTTTTACCTGGCCTTGCGGGTCTAAAACCGCTATTTTCTCCGGCACATTATTTTTGTTTTTGTCAAGCAAAACTTTGTAAGGCAGGCCTTTTTTAAAGACTATTTTTTTCTCAAAGTGGCCGTCGTGGTTTTTGTCTTCAAGAGAAAGAATAGGGCTTCCTTTTTGGTTGTAAAAAACGATCTTGGCCGTGTCTTTAGGGATTTCAAAG from Thermodesulfatator indicus DSM 15286 harbors:
- a CDS encoding MotA/TolQ/ExbB proton channel family protein, which encodes MESLLALLAKGGIVIWPIIFCSVLGLAIVCERLYYFRKLKQVLPSPKDLEKQSLEDLASYSGPVGEMAQEILPVCCGDREFLESIIDHCISGEVNRASRYLSLLATLANIAPLLGLLGTVLGLIKAFRVVEEVGSQVDASMLAGGIWEAMLTTAVGLSVAIPLIVAHRFLSSWVNRYEENLYQLALVLLKKAYRGEYA
- a CDS encoding ExbD/TolR family protein; the encoded protein is MRKKRRRQDENLEIPMTPIIDIVFLLLIYFLLTSQLVKQKILKVNLPKSETAIAAQQEETVTIGITKDGAFFLNGKQMDLPRLKEELKKLAVSGGVKKVYVEADKDTRAQLLIDAMDAARKAGLKQILLKTKSR
- a CDS encoding AAA family ATPase is translated as MESNTGKINYPFSAIVGQEEAKLALMLCAITRDVRGVLLTGEKGTGKSTMARALAALLPPVNERPAPFVNLPLNTTEDALIGHIDLEKTLYKGKPVFTPGLLARAHQGVLYIDEVNLLPEHLTSFLLDAAESGYLVIEREGFSYEMPTEFILIGSMNPEEGSLSPQFLDRFGLAVEVSAEKEPHLRTEIVKRRLLFEKDPIGFCSQFERAEKELKSRLIKARSLYPEVHLPSRLKVLIAELTREALVQGHRADLVLASATKAHAAYHEREEATLEDLEAVAEMVLRHRRRKKPPRASHKPKEKPEEKQEPKEPPKPSQEKSKTQKPDPETLKGQEEKEEPSHDSQNKSQPKTPEEIEPSEGKDQVYEIGDIFKVRSLEIKMRYQFRGKSGRRSSSKGSRGRFIRAIPPKGKVRDVAVSATLKAAAPYQRLRGAGPGRGFIVKPQDLREKLRRAKTGHLLIFCVDASGSMAAEARMRETKGAIMSLLLNAYQKRDQVAMITFRGKEARLVLPPTSSVELAGKFLRDLPVGGSTPLSAALSLLNRLLHQKTSREPDKPISVFLITDGRGNVALGEESPQEEIKRLATTLTHHFPQVSFVVIDTETGQIKLEMAKELASMLNARYFTPEALKADRLAAIAREILPKENTK
- a CDS encoding energy transducer TonB; protein product: MAFNVRESNLAMFLLVSLVIHGLLFWLATRLKLENTITPATEIPIELVAEEEESPPPPAPNLPQLTEPSEVNPLKITPEKIDISAEKPIKIAQVNPIWQEINIPERQDLPKISSPEVPVLPEATSLKPKRAKKQFKEYFAKVRRLIAANKYYPLSARMAGYTGRIGVSFVVDAQGRVSEITIEKPSQYEILNQAAVKTIKRAAPFPPPPRGLNPPLRLKVTIKYQLD
- a CDS encoding ATP-binding protein, coding for MRKIYPFSAIVGQDEMKLALILNVIDPSIGGVLIRGEKGTGKSTIVRSLADILPEIEVVEGCPYSCDPESPAELCPECQKSLEEGPLPRVKRKVRVVDLPLSATEDRLVGTLDIERALKTGEKHFEPGILAAAHRGILYVDEINLLEDHLVDLLLDAAAMGVNFVEREGISFSHPARFVLVGTMNPEEGELRPQLLDRFGLCVQVEGIKDPKERVLVIERRMAFEKDPEGFSRKFAEENKKLAERIVEAQNLLNEVEISEEVLYQVAKKLITIGVDGHRGDLTVVKTARAHAAFCGRKAITDEDLKVAEALALPHRLRRRPFEEIAF